AGCCGCGCAGATGCCAGAAATCATCGACCCGGCGCGCGCGCCGGATGCTCTGCACCAGCTCGTCCGGGGCCGCGATGTCCGCCAGGCAGAGCCGGAACTCGCTGCGCAGCAGCGGCAGCAGGCCGGGATCCTCGGCGCGGGCGCCCCAGGGCGTGCTCTCGCCGGGCAGCCAGCGCAGCAGGCTCTGCAGCAGCGAATCCGGCATGCGTTGCTGCTGGTGCTGGCTCAACAGCGGCTGCGTCGGCGCGCTGCCGGTGGGCAGGGGCGCCGCGAACGAACGGGACCGTTTCCAACGAGACAGAATGTTCAGCATGGCTGGCTTCTTGTAGTGATCCGGCATTCCGCCATCCCCCTCCGGACGGCGCGACGCGGTTTCTTTCTCTTCTCTCTGCCTTGATTTTCGGCAGCGCCCGGGCCGGGCATGGGCCGAAAAGCGGCCCGAACGGCGCTCAGATCGCAGGCCGGAGCCGGGGTGGTGCGCCGCAGGGCCGGATTTGGGGGCGGATCACCGGGCTATTTGCCGGCCTCGAGCGCGGCCGGCCCTCTAACATCCAGGCAAACCCGTGCCGCGCCCTCGCGTGGCGGAACCGCCATGGACATGTCATCCCCCAGCGCCCAGCAGCTTGCCGATGCGACGACCGCCACCACCGCGCGGCGCATGGACCTGCCCGAGCTGATGGCCGCGGCCGGCCAGCTGCAGGCCCAGGGGCAGGGCGCCGCCGCCGCCGCGCTGTACGAGCAATGGATCGCGAGCGACCAGTCGCCGCTGCGCATCGTCGCCTGCTACAACTGGGGCACGGTGCTGGGCGCGATCGGCCGCCATGCCGAGGCCGAGGCCGCCTACCGCCAGGCGCTGACGCTGAAATCCGACTTCATCCAGGCGCGCCTGAACCTCGGGCATCAGCTGGAGCATCTGGGCCGCAAGGAAGAGGCGCTGGCCGAATGGCGCGGCATCGCGGTGCAGGAGCGCCCGACCGATGTGTTCGGCGGCGACCCGCTGGAGCTGCGCCTGCATGCTCTGAACAATATGGCGCGCCTGCTGGAGAGCGAGCGCCGCTATGCCGAATCCGAGGCGCTGATGCGCCAGAGCCTGGAGCTCAAGCCCGACCAGAGCGATGTGCTGCAGCACTATGTGCATATCCGCCAGAAGCAATGCGAATGGCCGGTCTACCAGCCGGTGGGCCAGGTCACGCCGAACCAGCTGCTGACCAGCACCTCGCTGCTGGCGATGCTGGGCCTTTCGGACGATCCGGCGCTGCAGCTGCTGTCGGCCCAGCGCTTTGTGGCCGAGAAGGTGGTCAAGTACAAGGACAAGCCCTTTCATCGCCGCTTCGGCCCGGCGCGGCGCGAAGGGCGGCTGAAGATCGGCTATCTGTCCGGCGATCTGTGCATGCATGCGGTGGGCCTGCTGACGGCCGAGCTGTTCGAGCTGCACGACCGCCGCCGCGTCGAGGTGCAGGCCTTCTGCTGGAGCCGCGAGGACGGCACCGCGCAGCGCGCGCGCCTCCTGCGCGGCATGGACAAGGTGACGCGCCTGGTCGGCGTCGACGACGAGAGCGCCGCGCGCGCGATCGCGCAGGCCGGCATCGACGTGCTGGTCGACCTGCAGGGCCTGACCAATGGCGCCCGCCCCAACATCCTGGCCTACCGGCCGGCGCCGGTGCAGGTCAGCTACCTGGGCCTGCCGGCGACCTCGGCGATCCCGGGCGTGGACTGGATCATCGCGGACCGCTTCGTGATGCCCGAGGAATACCTGCCCTACTGCACCGAGCGCCCGATCTATCTCGAGCATTGCTACCAGGTCAGTGACCGCCAGCGCGAGGTGGCGCCGCGCCCCGAGCGTTCGCGCTACCAGCTGCCCGAGGACGCCTTCGTCTTCTGCTCCTTCAACAACAACCACAAGTTCACCGAGCCGGTATTCGACAGCTGGATGCGCATCCTCGGCCAGGTGCCGAACAGCGTGCTGTGGCTGCTGTCGGACAACGAATGGTGCCGCGCCAATATGCTGGCCCGCGCCGCCCGCCACGGCATCGCGGCCGAGCGCCTGATCTTCGCGCCGCGCGTGGCGCCGCCGGAGTACCTGGCGCGTTTCGCGCTGGCCGACCTGGTGCTGGACACCTTCCCGTTCAATGCCGGCACGACCGCCAGCGACTGCCTCTGGATGGGCACGCCGATCCTGACCTGCTCGGGCCGCAGCCATATCTCGCGCATGGCCGGCAGCCTGCTGACCCATGCGGGCCTGCCCGACCTGGTGACCCATTCGCTGCAGGAATATGAGCAGCGCGCGGTACAAATTGGCCAGAATCCGGCCCGCGTCGCGTCCTACAAGCGCTTTTTGAGCGAACATGGGCGTACCTCGCTGTTGTTCGACATTCCCGGCTTCGTGCGCGAGCTGGAGGACAAGCTGGAGGCCCTGGCCCTGCCGCTGCGCGAGCGCGACGCCGCCGCCCGATAGGCAGGAGCCCAGCCAAGGACTGACACGCGGTGCGACACGACCCCTTCTTCGACGGCGCCAATGGCAAGCCGGCCGGTCCGCCCAGCCTCTATCTGGCGGCGGAAGGCGGCGGTGCGCCGCCGCCGCGTGCCGTCGACGAACCCGAGGTCGATATCGGCGACCCGCTGCTGCAGGCCCTGGTCTGGCTGACCCAGCACCATGGCCGCGCCCGCTCGGCGGAATCGCTGCGCGCCGGCCAGCCGGGCGAGGGCCCGCTGGCGCCGGACCAGGCGCTGCGCCTGATGCGCGAGGCCGGCTACAACGCCGGCCTGGTGCGCAAGAACATCGACGATCTGAGCCCGCTGCTGCTGCCGGCGGTGCTGCTGCTCAATGGCGGGGACGCCTGCGTGCTGGTGCGCCGCCTGGGCGCGGAGGAGGGCCAGGGCGGCCGGCCGCGCTACGAGGTGGTGTTCCCGGGCGCCGAGGCCAATGTCTGCGTCGCCGCGGCCGAGGAGCTGGAGGCCGAGTTCAGCGGCTTCGTGCTGCTGGCCACCCTGCAGGAAACCGCGTCGGCACAGAGCCGCGCCGATCCGCTGCTGCGCGCCGAGGGCAGCCATTGGCTGTGGGGCACGCTGAAGCGCTTCATCCCCTATTACCGCGCCGCGATGGTGGCGGCCCTGCTCAGCAATGTGCTGATGCTGGTGTCGGGCCTGGTCACGATGGTGATCTACGACAAGGTGATCCCGAACCAGAGCTTCGTGACCCTGTGGACCCTGGCGATCGGCGCCGCGCTGGCGCTGGGCTTCGACCTGTTCGCGCGCCAGCTGCGCGCGCACCTGATCGACCTGGCCGGGCGCAAGGCCGACCTGATCATCGGCTCCAAGCTGTTCCGCCAGACCCTGGGCGTGCGCATGGAGCACAAGCCGAACTCGGCCGGCTCCTATGCCCATACCCTGGCGCAGATCGAGGTGGTGCGCGACTTCTTCACCTCGGCCAGCGTCTCGGTGGTCTCGGACCTGCCCTTCATCGTGATCTTCGTCGCGATGGCCTTCGTCGTCGGCGGCCCGCTGGGCTGGGTGCTGGTGATCGCGATCCCGCTGATCCTGGGCCTGACCTGGGCCATCCAGGGCCGCATGCGCCGCGCGGTGCGCAGCAATATGGCCGAGATGGCCGACCTGCAGGGCACCCTGGTCGAGGCGATCGAGGGCCTGGAGGATCTGAAGACCTCGGGCGCCGAGGGCCGCTTCCTGCGCACCTATGAAACCAGCACCGCGCTGGCCGCCGAATCGGCGCTGCGCACGCGCGACATGCACAGCTGGAGCAACAACCTGTCGATGACTCTGCAGCAGGGCATCACGCTGGTGATGCTGGTCTGGGGCGTCTACCTGATCGAGGCCGGCGCGGTGACCGCCGGCTCGCTGATCGGCGCGGTGATGTTCGCCGGCCGCGCGATCGCGCCGCTGGGCAGCGTCGTCAGCCTGGCCGCCCGCTACCAGGGCGCGCGCGCGGCGCTGATCTCGCTGGACCAGCTGATGGCCAAGCCGACCGAGCGCGTGGCCGACCGCAACTATGTGCCGCTGAACCAGATCAGCGGCGCGATGGGCCTGCAGGACGTGGGCTTTTCCTACCCGATGGCGGGCGAGGGCACGCCGCCCAAGGTGCTGAAGGGCGTGACCCTGAAGCTGCGCCCGAGCGAACGCCTGGCGGTGCTGGGCCGTATCGGCAGCGGCAAGTCCACCGTGCTGCGCCTGCTGGCCGGCCTGTACCAGCCGAGCGAGGGCCTGGTCGATGTCGACGGCATCGACCTGCGCCAGATCGACCCGGCCGAGTTCCGCGCCCGGGTCGGCTTCGTCTCGCAGGAGCCGCGCCTGTTCCACGGCACGCTGCGCGACAACGTGTTGATGGGCCGCGCCCATATCGACGCGGCGCGCCTGGTCGAGGTGGCGCGCCTGACCGGGCTGGACCGCGTGATCGCCGGCCATCCGCTGGGCTGGGATCTGCCGGTCGGCGAGATGGGCAGCCTGCTCTCGGGCGGTCAGCGCCAGCTGGTGGCGCTGGCGCGCGCGCTGGTGACGCGCCCGAAGATCCTCTTGATGGACGAGCCGACCAGCTCGATGGACGCGCAGTCCGAGGTCGCCTTCCTGCGCCAGCTGCGCGACGCGGCGGGCGACTGCACCCTGGTGGTCGTCACGCACCGCCCGGCGGTGCTGGAGCTGGTGAACCGCATCGCGGTGATGGACGCCGGCCGCCTGGTGATGGACGGCCCGCGCGACCAGGTGCTGGCCGCGCTGTCCGGCGTGCGCCCGGCGCAGCAGCCGGCCGCCGAGGCCGCCGCCGCCGAATCCTCCAATCTGCACATGCATCCGACCGCGCAGCCGGTGCAGCGCTCGGCCTCGGTCTGATGCGGGTGGCTGAAGCATGAGCGGCGTGGCGCGCGACGAGAACATGTTCCTCAGCGCGGTGGCGCGGGCGCAGGTCGATGAGCCGCTGCCGCGCGTCACCTGGGTGCTGTACCTGCTGCTGGCGGCGCTGGTGGTGGCCCTGACCTGGTCCTCGCTGGCCCAGGTCGACCAGGTCACGCGCAGCGACGGCCGCATCGTGCCGGATGGGCGCGAGCAGGTGATCGCCAGCATGGAGATCGGCATCCTGCGCGAGCTGCTGGTGCGCGAGGGCCAGCAGGTGGAGCAGGGCCAGGAGCTGGCGCGGCTGGACCCGACCCGGGTCGAATCGCAGCAGAACGAAAGCCAGATCCGGCGCCAGGCGCTGCGGGCCACCGCGGCGCGGCTGTCGGCCGAGGCCTCGGGCCGCGCGCTGGTGTTCCCGCCCGAACTGATCAAGGGCCAGCCGGGCCTGGTGTCCGCCGAGACCGAGGCCTTCGAGGCGCGCCGGCGCGTGCTGGACGAGGCGGTGGCCGCGCTGAACCGCAGCGCCGGTCTGGTCGGGCGCGAGCAGCGCATCGCGCAGGACATGGCGGCCAAGGGCCTGATGTCCGATGTCGAGGTGATGCGCCTGAATCGCCAGATCAACGACCTGCAGCAGCAGCGCAACGAGCGGGTCAGCCGCTTCCGCCAGGAGGCCAGCAGTGATCTGGTCAAGGTGCAGAACGAGCTGGCCCTGCTGGACGAGCAGATGGTGGTGCGCCAGGACGCGCTGGTGCGCACGGTGCTGAAGTCGCCGGTCAAGGGCCTGGTGAAGAACATCCGCGCCAACACGGTCGGCGGCGTGATCACGACCGGCGCGCCGATCATGGAGATCGTGCCGTTGGGCGAGCGCGTGCTGATCGAGGCGCGCATCAAGCCCGCCGATGTCGGCTTCATCCGCGTCGGCCAGCATGCCACCGTCAAGCTCTCCGGCTACGACTACAACCTGTTCGGCGGCCTGCAGGGCAAGGTCGAGTACATCAGCCCCGACGCGCTGACCGAGATCGACGGCAAGCCGGTGAGCGAGGGCCGCGTCTACCGCGCCCTGGTGCGCGCCGAGCACAGCACCCTGCGCTACAAGGGCGAGGCCCTGCCGGTGATCCCCGGCATGACCGCCGCCGTCGAGATCAAGACCGGCGAGCGCTCGGTGCTCAGCTATGTGCTGCGGCCGCTGCTGAAGACGCAGGAAGCGCTGCGGGAGCGCTGAGCGCGGCTCTCGCCGCGCAGGGGCATCCGCGCAGTTGCCTTCTCGATGCGCGGCAATCCTCGATTTGCGCCGCTGCCTACCAGTTGTTCGGCCCTTCGCCTTGGCCGCACTGTGATGAAGTAACGTTCATGTTGAAGGACGTCTTTTCCCCCTCCCGCGCGAGCGCGTTCCTGCTTTGCTCGCTGCTGCTGACGCCTGCCGTTCAGGCCCAGAGCAATGCCGCGGCCAAGCGCGCCGCCGCGAAGTCGCGCGTCGAGCCGGTGATGGTTGCCAGCGCGCCGGCGCCGGCGGCCAAGGAGGGCAACGGTGTGAGCAGCGGCACCCGCTGCGGCGACGAGGAAGCGCTGCCCGGGGCGGCCGGCGCGCCGGGCGCCTTCGAGGCCAGCACGGCCGATCCGCGCGGGCAGCTGCAGGAGCTGGTGGCGATGGCTCAGCAGCGCAGCCAGTCGCTCGGCGCGATCACCCTTCTGGCGCAGGCCGCGCGCGACGACTGGGAAGAGGCGCGCGCCGCGCGCCTGCCGATCATCAATCTGGGCGGCGGCCTGTCCCATGTCGGGACCAAGACCGAGGGCCTGCCGGTGCAGCAGGGTGTGCAGGGCCGCGCCTCGCTGAACGTCAGCGCGCCGCTCTATGACTCGGGCCGCATCGAGCAGCTCGCCGCCTGGCGCAGTCAGCTGGCCGAGGCCGCGCGCCAGGGCCTGATCAATGCCGAACAGCAGCTGGCCCTGCAGACCGTCTCGCTGGCGATGGACCGCAGCCGCTACCAGCTGCAGGTGCAGGTCTACGGCCAATATGTGCGCAAGATGGCCTGCCTGGTCGAGGCGCTGGAGACCATCGTGCGCGCCGACCGCGGCCGCTCCAGCGAGCTGGTGCAGGCGACCAAGAACCGCCAGCAGGCCGAGCTGGCCGTCGAGCAGACCTTCACCGCGCTGCGCCAGACCGAGATCCGGCTGCGCCGCTTCGTCGGCGACCAGCTGCCGCCCAGCGCCAGCTACTCGGCCCTGCTGACCCAGGTGCCCGAGCTGGGCCAGATGCAGGCCGATGTGCTGCAGGCGGCCGAAGTGGCCCAGCTGTCGGCCCAGGCCAAGGCCCAGTCCAGCTATGCCGAATCGGTGGCCGCCGGCCACAAGCCGCAGCTGAGTTGGCAGGTCGGCACCACCGCGATCACCGGCCCGAACCGCGGCGGCGACTGGGTGGCCGGCGTGACGCTCAACATCCCGCTCTACAACCCCGGCGCCGACCACAGCATCTCGGCCGCGCGCCGCCGTGCCGAGGCGGCGCGGCTGCAGCGCGAGGACGCGATCGAATCGCGCCGCTACCGTGTGGCCGACATGCACGAGGTCGCGGTCTCCTCCTTCGACCGCGCGCGCCGCATCGTCGAGATCCTGCGCAACAGCGACCGCGTGCGCGCCGCCACCCTGCAGCAATGGCAGCAGCTCGGCCGGCGCTCGCTGTTCGACGTGATGGGCTCGGAGGCCGACTACTATTCGCTGCGCGTGGCCCATGTCAACGCGCTGTTCGATGGCCAGCAGGCCGTGGCGCTGCTGTGGTCGATGGGCCGCGGCGTGCTCACCCCCCTGCGCTAAGCCTCGAACCGACGCGATCAATGACCCGACAACGCCTCGTCATCTATACCGTGTTGACCGGCGCCAAGGAGGCGCTGGGCAATCCGCTGGCCGCGCTGCCGCCCGGCGCCAGCAGCGATCTGCAGATCGACTGGGTCTGCTTCACCGACAACCCGCGGCTGCGCTC
This genomic stretch from Roseateles sp. DAIF2 harbors:
- a CDS encoding tetratricopeptide repeat protein, producing MDMSSPSAQQLADATTATTARRMDLPELMAAAGQLQAQGQGAAAAALYEQWIASDQSPLRIVACYNWGTVLGAIGRHAEAEAAYRQALTLKSDFIQARLNLGHQLEHLGRKEEALAEWRGIAVQERPTDVFGGDPLELRLHALNNMARLLESERRYAESEALMRQSLELKPDQSDVLQHYVHIRQKQCEWPVYQPVGQVTPNQLLTSTSLLAMLGLSDDPALQLLSAQRFVAEKVVKYKDKPFHRRFGPARREGRLKIGYLSGDLCMHAVGLLTAELFELHDRRRVEVQAFCWSREDGTAQRARLLRGMDKVTRLVGVDDESAARAIAQAGIDVLVDLQGLTNGARPNILAYRPAPVQVSYLGLPATSAIPGVDWIIADRFVMPEEYLPYCTERPIYLEHCYQVSDRQREVAPRPERSRYQLPEDAFVFCSFNNNHKFTEPVFDSWMRILGQVPNSVLWLLSDNEWCRANMLARAARHGIAAERLIFAPRVAPPEYLARFALADLVLDTFPFNAGTTASDCLWMGTPILTCSGRSHISRMAGSLLTHAGLPDLVTHSLQEYEQRAVQIGQNPARVASYKRFLSEHGRTSLLFDIPGFVRELEDKLEALALPLRERDAAAR
- a CDS encoding type I secretion system permease/ATPase, coding for MRHDPFFDGANGKPAGPPSLYLAAEGGGAPPPRAVDEPEVDIGDPLLQALVWLTQHHGRARSAESLRAGQPGEGPLAPDQALRLMREAGYNAGLVRKNIDDLSPLLLPAVLLLNGGDACVLVRRLGAEEGQGGRPRYEVVFPGAEANVCVAAAEELEAEFSGFVLLATLQETASAQSRADPLLRAEGSHWLWGTLKRFIPYYRAAMVAALLSNVLMLVSGLVTMVIYDKVIPNQSFVTLWTLAIGAALALGFDLFARQLRAHLIDLAGRKADLIIGSKLFRQTLGVRMEHKPNSAGSYAHTLAQIEVVRDFFTSASVSVVSDLPFIVIFVAMAFVVGGPLGWVLVIAIPLILGLTWAIQGRMRRAVRSNMAEMADLQGTLVEAIEGLEDLKTSGAEGRFLRTYETSTALAAESALRTRDMHSWSNNLSMTLQQGITLVMLVWGVYLIEAGAVTAGSLIGAVMFAGRAIAPLGSVVSLAARYQGARAALISLDQLMAKPTERVADRNYVPLNQISGAMGLQDVGFSYPMAGEGTPPKVLKGVTLKLRPSERLAVLGRIGSGKSTVLRLLAGLYQPSEGLVDVDGIDLRQIDPAEFRARVGFVSQEPRLFHGTLRDNVLMGRAHIDAARLVEVARLTGLDRVIAGHPLGWDLPVGEMGSLLSGGQRQLVALARALVTRPKILLMDEPTSSMDAQSEVAFLRQLRDAAGDCTLVVVTHRPAVLELVNRIAVMDAGRLVMDGPRDQVLAALSGVRPAQQPAAEAAAAESSNLHMHPTAQPVQRSASV
- a CDS encoding HlyD family type I secretion periplasmic adaptor subunit; translation: MSGVARDENMFLSAVARAQVDEPLPRVTWVLYLLLAALVVALTWSSLAQVDQVTRSDGRIVPDGREQVIASMEIGILRELLVREGQQVEQGQELARLDPTRVESQQNESQIRRQALRATAARLSAEASGRALVFPPELIKGQPGLVSAETEAFEARRRVLDEAVAALNRSAGLVGREQRIAQDMAAKGLMSDVEVMRLNRQINDLQQQRNERVSRFRQEASSDLVKVQNELALLDEQMVVRQDALVRTVLKSPVKGLVKNIRANTVGGVITTGAPIMEIVPLGERVLIEARIKPADVGFIRVGQHATVKLSGYDYNLFGGLQGKVEYISPDALTEIDGKPVSEGRVYRALVRAEHSTLRYKGEALPVIPGMTAAVEIKTGERSVLSYVLRPLLKTQEALRER
- a CDS encoding TolC family protein, which translates into the protein MLKDVFSPSRASAFLLCSLLLTPAVQAQSNAAAKRAAAKSRVEPVMVASAPAPAAKEGNGVSSGTRCGDEEALPGAAGAPGAFEASTADPRGQLQELVAMAQQRSQSLGAITLLAQAARDDWEEARAARLPIINLGGGLSHVGTKTEGLPVQQGVQGRASLNVSAPLYDSGRIEQLAAWRSQLAEAARQGLINAEQQLALQTVSLAMDRSRYQLQVQVYGQYVRKMACLVEALETIVRADRGRSSELVQATKNRQQAELAVEQTFTALRQTEIRLRRFVGDQLPPSASYSALLTQVPELGQMQADVLQAAEVAQLSAQAKAQSSYAESVAAGHKPQLSWQVGTTAITGPNRGGDWVAGVTLNIPLYNPGADHSISAARRRAEAARLQREDAIESRRYRVADMHEVAVSSFDRARRIVEILRNSDRVRAATLQQWQQLGRRSLFDVMGSEADYYSLRVAHVNALFDGQQAVALLWSMGRGVLTPLR